One Mercurialis annua linkage group LG3, ddMerAnnu1.2, whole genome shotgun sequence DNA window includes the following coding sequences:
- the LOC126675402 gene encoding uncharacterized protein LOC126675402 isoform X1, with amino-acid sequence MNEGFDLLEHFELILDSDPLIDELGFIHQSQFDLLSKEAESSEFESNDESLSRLNFWNKDHKLGIAVHVILPLYKAAKEAFMNAVKQSKAVENSSLEDGFLSHESEVMKHSKAVLLLSCDFLTAWNSRKLILSKKQHIPMFIEELLLSALVLSFSPKSEQAWCHRRWVIKMIAGKCSTMQEILGKESELVEKIAERSKMNYRAWNHRCWLVSYMTKEQVLLELKKSGHWARLHVADSSCFHYRTRLMLWILEESCHKQEDESSDHDAEIYHIWQEELQWNKELIKHYVGREALWLYRRFLSLCWIRHFATDLSNSSRTSKCKTCIVTDISLFMNNELCLVHSCSSIPDDSYEDSEAQAVHSSTYILWLAKQIPESQGIELKKKLNAGNWKAVLNGACPGRSSLWDNLATDLEPSTK; translated from the exons ATGAACGAGGGTTTTGATTTGCTGGAACATTTCGAGCTCATTTTAGATTCTGATCCTCTCAT TGATGAATTAGGGTTTATTCATCAATCTCAATTCGATTTACTTAGCAAAGAAGCAGAGAGTAGTGAATTTGAATCAAATGACGAATCCTTGAGCCGTTTAAATTTTTGGAACAAAGATCATAAATTGGGGATTGCAGTGCATGTAATTCTTCCACTTTATAAAGCTGCCAAAGAGGCATTTATGAATGCAGTTAAACAATCTAAAGCAGTTGAAAATTCATCTCTTGAAGACGGATTTTTATCTCATGAAAGTGAGGTTATGAAGCATAGCAAGGCTGTTTTATTGTTGAGCTGTGATTTTCTCACTGCATGGAATTCCAG GAAGTTAATTTTATCCAAGAAGCAGCATATCCCGATGTTTATTGAAGAACTTCTCTTGTCGGCTCttgttctttctttttcacCAAAAAGTGAACAAGCTTGGTGCCATAG GCGATGGGTGATCAAGATGATTGCTGGAAAATGCTCAACAATGCAGGAGATTTTAGGAAAAGAATCTGAACTTGTGGAAAAAATAGCCGAG AGATCAAAAATGAACTATCGAGCATGGAATCATCGATGCTGGCTGGTGTCTTACATGACTAAAGAACAG GTGCTACTTGAATTGAAGAAATCTGGGCATTGGGCTAGGTTGCATGTTGCTGACAGTTCTTGCTTTCATTATCGCACA AGACTAATGCTTTGGATTCTAGAGGAATCGTGTCACAAACAGGAAGATGAGTCTTCCGATCATGATGCTGAAATTTATCATATCTGGCAG GAAGAGCTTCAATGGAACaaagaattaataaaacattatgTAGGAAGAGAG GCTCTGTGGCTCTACCGCCGGTTCCTTTCCCTGTGCTGGATACGGCATTTTGCAACTGATCTTAGTAATTCAAGCCGCACATCTAAGTGCAAGACTTGCATAGTTACTGACATCAGTTTATTTATGAACAATGAGTTATGTCTCGTACATTCGTGCTCATCTATACCTGACGACAGCTACGAAGATTCTGAAGCACAAGCAGTACATTCTTCTACTTACATTTTATGGTTAGCAAAG CAAATCCCGGAGTCGCAAGGGATTGAACTCA
- the LOC126675402 gene encoding uncharacterized protein LOC126675402 isoform X4, with product MNEGFDLLEHFELILDSDPLIDELGFIHQSQFDLLSKEAESSEFESNDESLSRLNFWNKDHKLGIAVHVILPLYKAAKEAFMNAVKQSKAVENSSLEDGFLSHESEVMKHSKAVLLLSCDFLTAWNSRKLILSKKQHIPMFIEELLLSALVLSFSPKSEQAWCHRRWVIKMIAGKCSTMQEILGKESELVEKIAERSKMNYRAWNHRCWLVSYMTKEQVLLELKKSGHWARLHVADSSCFHYRTRLMLWILEESCHKQEDESSDHDAEIYHIWQEELQWNKELIKHYVGREVIDAVVPHLSLSLK from the exons ATGAACGAGGGTTTTGATTTGCTGGAACATTTCGAGCTCATTTTAGATTCTGATCCTCTCAT TGATGAATTAGGGTTTATTCATCAATCTCAATTCGATTTACTTAGCAAAGAAGCAGAGAGTAGTGAATTTGAATCAAATGACGAATCCTTGAGCCGTTTAAATTTTTGGAACAAAGATCATAAATTGGGGATTGCAGTGCATGTAATTCTTCCACTTTATAAAGCTGCCAAAGAGGCATTTATGAATGCAGTTAAACAATCTAAAGCAGTTGAAAATTCATCTCTTGAAGACGGATTTTTATCTCATGAAAGTGAGGTTATGAAGCATAGCAAGGCTGTTTTATTGTTGAGCTGTGATTTTCTCACTGCATGGAATTCCAG GAAGTTAATTTTATCCAAGAAGCAGCATATCCCGATGTTTATTGAAGAACTTCTCTTGTCGGCTCttgttctttctttttcacCAAAAAGTGAACAAGCTTGGTGCCATAG GCGATGGGTGATCAAGATGATTGCTGGAAAATGCTCAACAATGCAGGAGATTTTAGGAAAAGAATCTGAACTTGTGGAAAAAATAGCCGAG AGATCAAAAATGAACTATCGAGCATGGAATCATCGATGCTGGCTGGTGTCTTACATGACTAAAGAACAG GTGCTACTTGAATTGAAGAAATCTGGGCATTGGGCTAGGTTGCATGTTGCTGACAGTTCTTGCTTTCATTATCGCACA AGACTAATGCTTTGGATTCTAGAGGAATCGTGTCACAAACAGGAAGATGAGTCTTCCGATCATGATGCTGAAATTTATCATATCTGGCAG GAAGAGCTTCAATGGAACaaagaattaataaaacattatgTAGGAAGAGAG gttATTGATGCAGTTGTTCCCCACCTTTCTCTTTCTCTAAAGTGA